Sequence from the Gammaproteobacteria bacterium genome:
CAATAATGTTTCGATCCCAGTTCAAGCGGGTATCTTTCTCTCAGATCCGGAGGAGGTCGCGGATCTTGTCGTGGGAATGCACGAAGGTCGCCCCGTACGGCTGGGCGATGTCGCTCAGGTTTCTTTAGGGGCGGATACTCCGAAGAATTTGGTTTGGATGGAATTTGGACCGACAGAGGAACATCTCGCGGTTGAGGGAAAGTCGGCCCATGACAAGCCAGCCCACGGACGTTTTCCCGCAGTAACGTTGGCTGTGGCCAAGAAATCCGGGGTCAATGCCTCGGCGCTAACCGCTGATGTGATTAAACGTATGGATCAATTGCGGGGCGTCGTTATTCCTGATGGGGTTGAATATACCGTGACCCGCGACTATGGGGCCACGGCAAAAGAAAAGGCCAACAAGCTGATTGGAAAGTTGATTTTTGCCACCTCGTTCGTAGTATTGCTGGTCTTGGTCTCAATGGGCTGGCGCGAGGCGCTTATCGTTGGGGCTGCAGTAACTCTAACCCTGGCACTCACACTCTTTGCCAATTGGGCGTGGGGGTTTACCCTCAATCGCGTATCGCTGTTTGCGCTGATTTTCTCAATTGGTATTCTGGTGGATGACGCCATTGTGGTGGTAGAAAACGTCCATCGCCACATGCATCTTAGCCATAAACCGCTACTTTTGGTTATTCCCGAGGCGGTGGACGAGATCGGTGGCCCGACAATTCTGGCAACCTTTACGGTAATCGCTGCGCTATTGCCGATGGCTTTTGTTACTGGCCTGATGGGGCCTTACATGAGCCCTATCCCGATTAACGCCAGTACCGGTATGTTGATCTCCTTGGTGATTGCCTTCGTGGTAACGCCCTGGCTCTGTCACAAGGGACTAAAAGGGGTTCACGCCAAGCTAAGTGCGGCGGATCATGCGGGGCATGGTCACGAGGGTGGAGAAGAGGTTTCGGCGCGATTGTTGGCATTTTTCCGTCGGTTTTACAATCCATTTGTCACCCATTCTCGGGCAACACTGAATCGGTTGTTGCTTGGGGTCGCGATGTTGGCGTTGGTTGCGGGTTCCATGGCCCTGGTGGCGGGGAAACTGGTTATTCTCAAGATGCTTCCTTTTGATAATAAGTCCGAATTCCAGGTCGTCGTGGATATGCCAGAAGGGACCCCACTGCAACAAACCGATCGGGTAATGGATGCCTTGGGTGCCTATCTTGCTACCGTACCGGAGGTTACCCACTATCAGGCATATTCGGGGAATGGTTCGCCGGTTGGTTTCAACGGTTTGGTACGGCAATATTATTTGCGGAATCAGCCTTATCTGGGAGATATTCAGGTAAACCTGGTAGACAAACACCATCGGAGTCGTAAGAGCCACGAAATCGCCCGATCGGTGCGTGAACCACTCCAGGAGATCGGACGACGCTATCAGGCCACCGTGAAAGTAGTCGAGGTGCCACCCGGGCCGCCAGTACAATCGCCACTGGTGGCCGAGGTTTATGGTCCTGACTATGCGAGCCAATTACGAGTAGCCGGGCAGATCCGAAAAGTCTTTGACGCCACTCCCGATATTGTCGATGTCGATGTTAGTAGCGAACATGATGCAACCCGTCTCCTGGTACAGGTAGATCGGCAACGCGCAGCTCAATTAGGGGTGCCCGCTCAAGCAGTAACGGATACGGTAACGGGATTGCTCTCTGGGTTGGATGCCTCGTTTATGCATACTGTCAAGGCGAAGTTTCCTATTCCGATCCGTCTGGAGCTGTCCGATGCGGATAAAGGAGATCCTGATCGCTTTCTGTCGGTAAAGACTCACAATCAGAATGGCGGTCTGGTGGCTCTCTCGGAGTTTACCAAGAATCGACGTGATGTCTGGGAAAAGTCGATCTACCATAAAGATCTGGTGCGCGTGGTTTACGTCACTGGCGATATGGCAGGAAAATTGGATAGTCCCCTCTACGGTATGGCGGATCTCCATCAACGGCTGTCAGAATTGAGCGTAGAGGACAAATTGCCAGTGCATCAGCAATTCATCAGCCAACCAGAGTACTACCATGATTATACGATTAAATGGGATGGTGAATGGCAGGTAACCTATGAGACTTTCCGAGATATGGGCATCGCCTATTCGGTAGGATTGCTCATGATCTATCTGCTGGTGGTGGGACAATTTCGTTCCTACGTGACCCCATTGGTAATTATGGCGCCGATTCCACTCACCATTATTGGCGTCATGCCGGGTCACGCCTTGATGGCCGCCCAATTTACCGCAACCTCCATGATCGGCATGATTGCCCTAGCGGGGATTATCGTGCGTAATTCAATCCTGTTGGTGGATTTTATCAATCATGAGGTTGCACGCGGGATTCCGTTGGCGGAGGCGGTAGTCTTGGCGGGGGCTGTTCGGGCTAAACCAATTGCTTTAACCGGTCTCGCAGCGATGTTGGGCGCCTTATTTATCCTGGATGACCCGATCTTCGGTGGTCTGGCCATCTCACTAATCTTCGGTATCTTTATCTCTACTTTGTTGACCTTGTGGGTGATTCCCATCCTCTATTTCACGGTCAAACGCAAGCAGATGGCCTGAGGGGGAAGGTTGATAAAGAAAAGCCACAGAGATTATTGCCAGGCCAGGTGAGGTAGGATACGCATTGCGTACCCTACTCGGTTAACCAAAAGAACCAAGTTGCCATCTACGATTAAGTCGTCATTCCAGGCAAGGCTTGCCGAAATGATGATCTAATGGGTGAGAGGTGGCAATTTGGGTTACCCTATTTAGGACTATTTCTAGATGTCCGAATTCAGCGAATCTCCTCTTGACCAGGCAACGATGCTTTGTGAGAGTATCACCAGATTCAACCACGCTGTGCAATTACGTAATGAAATGCACATGCGGATTGGCAAACGCATTACATTTATTATTCGGGTGGGAATGTTTAGTATGGCGGTTGTGGCCGTGGCCTTCCTGCTGTTGGTCTTGGTTCTTTCTTCCAAAATACATATTATGGTAAATGCCATGGACATCATGAATGGTCACTTCACTTCCATGGCAGACAATATGAATAAGATGAACACGGTGATTCAAGATATGGATGGCAATGTCGGGACAATGCCCACTATTGTCTCGGAGATTCAACGGATGAATGTCGCAATGCAAACCCTCCATCAGAGTGTAGCCACCATCTCTGGTAACCTTGCAGCCATGACGGGAAATGTTGGGCGGATGGGTGGCAACGTAGCGCGGATGACCAGTGATTTCCAAAGGATGGATAGTTCGGTCTCTGGTATTGGTTATGATGTCAATACCATGTCGCAGCCCATGAAGGTATTTGACTCTTTCCGTTCCATGATGCCGATGTCTTGGTAACTGCTCAGAATATCTTCCCGAGAATTTCTCTTATGACTACGCCCCAGGATCCAACGCAATTCATCTACGATTCGATGCTGCGCTTTGAGCAGGAGATGATCACTTACAGCGAGGCGGGACGCCACATTGCCAAGCGTACTATTAGGATTGTACGTTCCGTCATTATTTTGTTAACTATCATCGCAGTAATTATCTTTGTCCTCATCGGCAATCTTACCAACAGTATGGTGTACGCTATTGGTAATATGGTCTACATGTACGAGCGTTTTGGCACTATGTCTGGGGATATGAAAAATATTACCAAGGCGGTTACCAGTATCAGCAATAATGTCGGAGGGCTCCCCGCCATTGCCAAAGAAATGGTTGCCATGGATCAGGCTGTTGTCGGAATGGCGGGGGATGTAACTGCGATAAAGACCAACATCACTCGCATGGATGATACGGTCTTAACATTAGGGATGAACGTCCAGGAGATGGCCTCTCGTTTCGAGAGTCTGAATCACTCGGTGTATGTAATGCGTTACAACGTCAATCGCATGAGTTCCCCGTTAATGGGGCCACGTCTTCCTTGAGGAAACAAAGTCATCGCCGAGGGTAAATTGACGTAGGTTGGGTTAATGTAGTCAACCCAACCTACGTAGGTTCAAGGAATCGGGGCATTCCTGCATCCAAGGCGGTTGCTATTTCAACCGTGTTTGGTATCTGTGGTTCCGTGTGTGAACAGGGTATCCAAGATCAGCAACCCTGCGCCAATGGTGATGGCGGAATCGGCGACGTTGAAGGCAGGAAAATACCAATCGTGCCAATGGAGTTGGATGAAGTCGATAACATAGCCGAATTGGATGCGGTCCCACAGATTACCCAAGGCTCCCCCCAGAATGAGGGTGATACCCAGGGCCTCCGAGATCGCACCTGGGTGCAAACGGCGCAACCAAGCCACCAGTCCAACACTGACAATCAGTGCCAACCCACTGAAAAACCAACGCTGCCAGCCCCCGGC
This genomic interval carries:
- a CDS encoding conserved hypothetical protein (Evidence 4 : Unknown function but conserved in other organisms), producing the protein MTTPQDPTQFIYDSMLRFEQEMITYSEAGRHIAKRTIRIVRSVIILLTIIAVIIFVLIGNLTNSMVYAIGNMVYMYERFGTMSGDMKNITKAVTSISNNVGGLPAIAKEMVAMDQAVVGMAGDVTAIKTNITRMDDTVLTLGMNVQEMASRFESLNHSVYVMRYNVNRMSSPLMGPRLP
- a CDS encoding conserved hypothetical protein (Evidence 4 : Unknown function but conserved in other organisms), giving the protein MSEFSESPLDQATMLCESITRFNHAVQLRNEMHMRIGKRITFIIRVGMFSMAVVAVAFLLLVLVLSSKIHIMVNAMDIMNGHFTSMADNMNKMNTVIQDMDGNVGTMPTIVSEIQRMNVAMQTLHQSVATISGNLAAMTGNVGRMGGNVARMTSDFQRMDSSVSGIGYDVNTMSQPMKVFDSFRSMMPMSW
- a CDS encoding Multidrug transporter AcrB; this translates as MSNTFSISGRVAAAFQNSEITPLLALVGLLLGIFGVLVTPQEEEPQISVTFANVFIPFPGASAAEVEQVVATPAEQILSEVDGVKHVYSVSRPGMAILTVRYEVGEDRTAAILRLYNAIFSNQDFLPRNLGVGQPLVKPKGIDDVPIVTFTLWSAQPEFGQYELSQVAHTLEAELKRVPGSRNVYTIGGQDQVVRVILDPEKLAGYRLALDDLQRALQSANTSIHAGDSVTNNVSIPVQAGIFLSDPEEVADLVVGMHEGRPVRLGDVAQVSLGADTPKNLVWMEFGPTEEHLAVEGKSAHDKPAHGRFPAVTLAVAKKSGVNASALTADVIKRMDQLRGVVIPDGVEYTVTRDYGATAKEKANKLIGKLIFATSFVVLLVLVSMGWREALIVGAAVTLTLALTLFANWAWGFTLNRVSLFALIFSIGILVDDAIVVVENVHRHMHLSHKPLLLVIPEAVDEIGGPTILATFTVIAALLPMAFVTGLMGPYMSPIPINASTGMLISLVIAFVVTPWLCHKGLKGVHAKLSAADHAGHGHEGGEEVSARLLAFFRRFYNPFVTHSRATLNRLLLGVAMLALVAGSMALVAGKLVILKMLPFDNKSEFQVVVDMPEGTPLQQTDRVMDALGAYLATVPEVTHYQAYSGNGSPVGFNGLVRQYYLRNQPYLGDIQVNLVDKHHRSRKSHEIARSVREPLQEIGRRYQATVKVVEVPPGPPVQSPLVAEVYGPDYASQLRVAGQIRKVFDATPDIVDVDVSSEHDATRLLVQVDRQRAAQLGVPAQAVTDTVTGLLSGLDASFMHTVKAKFPIPIRLELSDADKGDPDRFLSVKTHNQNGGLVALSEFTKNRRDVWEKSIYHKDLVRVVYVTGDMAGKLDSPLYGMADLHQRLSELSVEDKLPVHQQFISQPEYYHDYTIKWDGEWQVTYETFRDMGIAYSVGLLMIYLLVVGQFRSYVTPLVIMAPIPLTIIGVMPGHALMAAQFTATSMIGMIALAGIIVRNSILLVDFINHEVARGIPLAEAVVLAGAVRAKPIALTGLAAMLGALFILDDPIFGGLAISLIFGIFISTLLTLWVIPILYFTVKRKQMA
- the lspA gene encoding Lipoprotein signal peptidase, whose amino-acid sequence is MPKGATMAKEDAGTNQKIKGMGRRKTDNATSLHWLWGSAAIVLFDQVSKATVEAALPLHHTVELLPVFNLTLAHNPGAAFSLLAEAGGWQRWFFSGLALIVSVGLVAWLRRLHPGAISEALGITLILGGALGNLWDRIQFGYVIDFIQLHWHDWYFPAFNVADSAITIGAGLLILDTLFTHGTTDTKHG